In Trichoplusia ni isolate ovarian cell line Hi5 chromosome 13, tn1, whole genome shotgun sequence, the genomic window ggtagattagtgtgataattaaataaataaataaataactttcatttTACCTAAAATTCAAAGTTAATGTTTCTAAATGGACATAAATTTTTATGCTTCTTGTTTATTAACTTAATCCTGTCGTAAGTATGatacaaatacaaagaaatTGCAACTTCCTAatcgataaattaaaatgtaaattctataaatgtgaaattaaaaataaagcattttatagaaataatctACAAAAACTACTTTCAAACCTGTTATTAAtcgtttctataaaaaaataaacttttctttAGTAACCCAAACAGATaaatttatgttacaaataaaacatcagCCTGTATACAGCAGGGTTGTAAGCTTGTATCGAAAGTAACCAACGCGGTAAGTGCTGTATTTTGTACGAAAATTATAGCATTCGTACTGTATAGTGATGGGAGTAGtcgataaatattatatcgatGAATTCCGGATTGACggcttaaaatgaaaatgattgtCAATTTTTCTTTGCAACTGGTATTTTCATAGGTAAACGACAACGTACtgagtttataaataagtttctatTACTtagatgacaaaataaatagataggaaaatatttaaaaaaattaaatgtttattgatcAAATATCTTGTTTgatatttaatgtaatacatgtaataaacattaaaataaagttaaacagTGACAATCCAGAAAATCTACAGTTATTCTAATTCAGTTTACCAAATAGaatctcattaaaaaatatcgatagAACACAAAATTGAAAGGCACAACACTAGCCTAATAGTCGCACCAAAGTGCAGTCTCGACGTCATAATGTCGATAATGTACAGCACTAATTACCGTATACAAGTCGCAAAATATCGATAAGACATTTGTTACATCACTATTAGTCTGGCTGCCTTaagttgcttttaaaatataaaatacatattttatgacagGTCCTAATGGAATAGTTGTTTAAAGTCTTATATTTCATTCTGGAGGTTACAAGTTTGAGTTTACAGATATTTAATGATAGTTTATAAatgcccactgttgggcacaggcctctaaTCATTTAAAGAGAGATTGAGCATCTTTGATCACTCTGGCTCATGAAAATATCAACAGATGTATCtgtaatgataaaattaatatttttctcggTATTTTACCACTATAAATCAAATGACAGCGTCAGGATGGCTGgaccaaacaaaatatatttttgggacCATGTGCACTATTTAATATCCATTTTCTATTTACTACCAATAGTTAAATATTTGCTACACATCTCATTTGGTCTTACCATCCTGACGCTGGCaatcaaatactaaaaattatattttttcagtacATAAGTATCTATCTCATTTCTCTTTACTTTCAAAATCCCATAACTGAACATTAATTTCAGTACCTTACAAGATGTACCTACCCACTAGAGTGTGCAGGCTGTAGGCAAGTCCCAGGACTCGTCCTAATGTCTCGAGATCGCGTGGGAGTGAGCTATAAACATTTATCAGGCGCTCTTAGGGTAGGGTGTCTGTTGTTTATGGGGAGACATTCCTGATATtataagaaattgttttgtgCTTGTGTGATACTTTGTAGATGGAGACGCTTGAATATTATTatgggtaaaataaataaatgattgtattattaatgaaataaatgtgcAATTGTTTTACCTACTCTTTGTTAAAGCTTCTGGTTTGGCTCTTGCTTAATTATTCTGATCAACTTTATGTACCTACGTTTTAgagctgatttttcaatcgccagataacttttattcgacggaTATGTTTGacttttatatagaaaatatgtcaaacggccatatttattcctcagatataAGTTATCTGACGagtgaaaaatcgggccttagcgaaataaataattattattgttgttgatttgcaaaatacaaaaataacttctaaGTTCTGAGTTTAAAGTACCATAATACAAAACCAAACAATTTTGACATACAATTTCGAATTTTCCAAATGACCTCAAACGGCTCAAACACCACACTTTACTATAACAGTACTTCACCAATATTCTGCAGCTCTGTCTTTCTATCTCCGAAAACCATGGCCGCCCTATTTTATGTGCTATGAAACGTCTCAAATGGCATTTAGGCAGACAAGATGGCATGTTATCCCGTCAACTGAATTACAACAACATAActctttaaaatgttatttattttatatttgaactaTTCTCGTGTCAGCTTAATggattaaaaacatttctaaacacttttttataataactttcgtgaggcggattcataggtatttatttaataactgttttcttatgcgtatttatcgggattgcgaTTTTAGGCGTGAAATTTCCAAATCAGaaacaactaaaacaaataaagttgtCGAATCAAAGACTTTCTTTtctattcttttctttttatgtacttacttaaaatgactcccgcattaaagaatttaatctttgttgtTATTCATCTATGCAGCTGTCgtcggggagtttcacaaactttcaaggcacatgcacatagacaacccaggacaagcattcacaGATCGCACAAAATTAAATGCTCAAATACTTGTACTaggcgaggatcgaacccgcgacacgtcgagcacagcaggtttggcgtggtgacctcaaccactcggctacatACAACTCTGTTGTCTTACATCACTTAAGAAACACAAAATGGCCGCAACTGATTCCATTTAAAGCAATAATACTTCaacaaaaagttaacaaaactataaagtccactataaacattttaatctcACTCGCAGACATACTAGTTAATAATACAAGGTTCGCCTGCATTTTATCACCGGAGCAGTTTGGAAGAATGAAATATTAAGCGAAACACTTTTACGATATTACTGCACTTTATTGCAGGACTCGTACAAATGTATTAGTTCAGTCCCGAAGGGGTAGGCAGAGGTACACTGCATTTGAATGGACTATATTTTTTGGTGTTCAACaatttgtaatgtaaaatgtCTGATGGTAAACTTATATAATACCTAATAGAAATATCAGACTGTTTTGGGTGGTCATTATATTTTCTCTTTAGTTGCAAGTTTTGCttgaaaactgaataaaaaagttaaaagaaagtcaaataataaaatctaaatagaTCAAATAAAATCTGTTGAATTGCAAGTCGGACTCGCATACGATCGGTATACTTAGCATGCGGTGGTCATCGGTCACGATCGGTGTTCGGAATCGAcacaaaagtgataaaaattgGACGCCCATCAAATTTATGGTCTTACCAACCGTTACTTcaccttatttttttgttactaaagcTACTCGAATATATCATGGTTTTGAAATAACTGCGGAAGATGAAGCTacgtaattaaaacacaaaacagaaatacaattcataatttttatttcatctgtcATCGCATAAATCCTACAAATAAACTACTACAAAcaatgtcaatagaaaaaatggaatattttgaaaacattcaCAAAGCCACAGTCGATACGAAACTAATCGTCTTCTTGTTAATGTGAACACAACTCTTCTGTAAGAGGGACAAAATGAGAAGTCTTCTGggagagaagaagaagaagtcATAGAAGAAATAATGCCTTCTGTAGCAGAAGCAACATAATGATACGTCATAACGCCAATTTAGGTTGGACTACATGCTACTAGTCCAAGACCAGTCCAAAAAAGGAGAATGGTTGACCTGATTGTATACTTAAGAATGTCTATGCGTATCATTGGAGTGGCAAAGGGAATAAAGTAGGTCCCATAGGaatatcacaatattttaaagatagaaAGCCATGACGTCGAACGGAATTAAAGAATAATATCCCGATTAAAAATAACCCCATCCCAATTGCTTCATGCGTTTAGTAGCTACGGTATTACAGACAGAAACACAGATACACACATAGCAGACTAACTTACAAAACCCCTGACGCATAAAGAGCGGCCTTATGAGTCAAGggttaaaaaaaagataaatacgCCAAAAGTTTACTCCCATATTAAGATTTCTTTCAGATACAATCTGAATTAGGAGTGATGGAAGTACGAAAGGAATATCCTTTCCACAGATAAATATGTAACTGCACAACTAGATAAAACCATCTCTTTCTACTAATACAATGATGGATCAAGATCAGATCAAATGTGAACTGAACTACCACAATGTAAAAATCCATACAAATGCAAAAGAAAACCATCCAAGgttaataagaaacaaaatccACGACAAAGCGATAGAAAACCCACCAATATTCAAAAACTCAAAACCAACATGTGATGTTCGCAAAAACGCTATTCATTGCCGTCTTATAAGGATACACAACAAACTACGTGTGAGCAGAAACGGAAGTGGACTCAAAAGCGGTGTTATCATCCTTCTTATGAACATTCTTAGCTGTCGCATATTTCTTTGCTTCTGCCACCGCTTTGTAATAAACGTCTTTTAGATTCCTTCTCACATCTTTAGAAACCTTTTCTTCAAATGCTCTGTTAATgagtttattaattgatttgtcTTCTTTAATCACTTTTCGTTTATTGTCAGTTATGGGTACAGCATCATCAAAACTCGCTGTGGTTCTTGTATGTTTCTTGCCGAAGTTTTTGACGTATTTCTGGGGTTTTCTCTTACGACGCCGTTTGGTGAGGCGTGGTTTGATTGTTAGGTCTCGCTTGTATCTCATTTGGTGTTGATGTTTCTCGAAAAGCTGTGGGAAAAGACGAGATATAGGTTAATCTAGACTGCTGACCTTGgactaatttaattatctaataGATATGCTGCAGCATTCTTAAACGCTATCTTTTTTGCTTCGGTTCCTTGATGCTTATCAAATTATGTTCCTACGTACGGatatgacatttaaaataaacgaagTTACAGCGTTGTATGCTGTAGAATTTATTGCGCAGTTTCGTCATTACACGCAGCGCACTTTGAATGCGGCGAAGGATGAGCAGAAACAGGGTGatggtttatatttttataataactatcgtgagactgattctttattaaatgatgtaacagtttactcacgcgtatttatcggggtagcccgacgagtttcggacccaaccggagtacttaatcatgagcagacgcggtgggatcgcagttcgactcgcgatcccgcctagtcggaaactagtcgggctaccccgataaatacgcgtgagtaaaccgttacattatttaataatggtttatatttattatgacgTTTAAAAAGTCCTTCTTTCTAGACTAACTTGAattaatggatttttatttcaggtacaAAAAGATAGGTTGTAATTTCGGTCGACCAAGTGATTTTATTCTAGGCCGTCCTAACACTAATTTAACCTTAAATAGTGAAATACTTACACTATATAAATCATAGCCAGATAATTGTTTGTTCAGGTATCGCATCTGACTCTCCAAGTAACTCTTAACACCAGTCATTTTGCTCTGAAAAATGAAAAGACAAAGCATTTGACACGTGAAATAAACTGTGCTATACTGTTCTGATAACTTTGCGTAAAATTATGCGTACGtacaatgtatttaaattagataaaatgtaaaatgtccTCCACTTGTATAATAATACTCGCTCTTCGCACCAGCCACAGATCATGATAAGGACTCAGGACTAATCTTGCGAGGATTAATATAAAATGGTATAAAAAAGCCATTCGAAAAGGACAATATTCCATCCATCATTCCATCATTTTTCAAACCTACTTGACGAAACGTTTTAAACCCACAGTGAACCTAACAATCATATTGAAACTAGCAAATATAGCAcggagaaaataaatattctaaatacatacatattataaataaatgccacccaaaaagaacaaaattaaatgatcatgcttatcacacaaacacaagtcctggatgggaatcaaACCCTGAATAACAGTCAGGGCCACTGACCACTCgaccaccagaccaacaggaGAGTCATTAGCTGTCCTTGATATTCCTACCTTCTCCTCATCAGACATCTCCTCGTAGTGGTCGAGCAGGTCCTGGACGGAGTGGAGAACGTCCAGGTAGTGGATCCTCAGATCACCACTACCCAGCTTCTCATTGAAGCCGATCGTTTCATAGTCCGGGGGCTGATCGTTTGGTCGCTCTGTTGGAAGGAAAATaccagtaatattattttaaagaacaataaaatagctattaaaattttgtaaaaatactaGGAAACTATCAATTGACGACGtaataacactttaaaaaaatatataccaatgttttaaatgtcaaatttttggttttatagaTTTGAATTGCGTTGTCATCGGGTTAGAAGCtagcctgaaaatttcagcctgctagcttatcgggaagcgCTTCAAAATAGAGTTGCaacaaaattgagttacaaaaatctgatcggaacgacaaacaaacaagagagtttataaaaacgtgttttttttattattaaataaacaaacaagtagTCACCGCCATTTGGAATAATATTACATTCTAAAACTACACATTGGATGTCTAATGGTCCTTCTTACCATCGGATGGAATCTCCAACTCATCAATCAGGTCATCCTCTTGGTAAGGAGTCTTGTATGTGAGGGCATCGGTCTGGGCCTCCTGAGCCTCCTCCTTAGGAACCGTCAGCCATTCCAGGAAGTTTTGAAGGTCTGATGGTAGCTCTGGggtaaagagaaaataatttattcagggctactgctttaaaattttatatctatatcaTTGTTTTTAGATGTCGCTTTGCgctctttttattttcactattcACAAATAAATTTCTGATTCTCATGCTGATTCTGATTCTTGAAAAagcaaatattacaaattattaaaaataactgatgccaaattataattttttatcgCGATTTACAAATCACTACTCTACCTATGAAATCAAAATCCACTTAGTTTATTTAAGTGACCCTACTAGAGTGAAGCTCTTTtaaacgtcaaaaaaaaaaacgtgtggACAGCACCATGTTTCGCTCATCCATTACCGCTTTCTAAGTGCTATCAGGCAGTGGGTGATTCCAGACTGTCAAGATGATAAATCTACAAACAATTCTATATTAATGGCCCGATGGACCGATGACCTAAACAAAGGTATGTGGCTCGGACTAGATGCCGAACTCAGTGGATCGTATGTTTTAAGGCAACTcgagggaggcctatgtccagcagtggactagatgcggaaggcggaggaccgggtgttgtagAGCAACTTGGGGGAGGCTTATGTCTAGCAGCAGACCTCGATAGGCTGAATAATTGATACTAGGAGGATAATATAGTAACCACTTACTGGTACAAGTCTTCTGCTGAACCTGATAGTCCACCAGATCGGTCAGCAGTCGGACCAGCTGCTGCATCAGGGATGTCGCTATCGAACCCTGTTTACTGTCCTCTCTCACTgcagaaaaaataatcattaagaATAAAAAGTGTCTAAGAACGGTTTGATTACACTTTTCAGAATCTGTCAACCAGTTTTGGATCTGATCGAAATTACGAATAAGACGAAATTTTGCTGAGAATTGGATTCTAGTCATATCGATGTATCGCTCCCGAATCTTCTGTACGTCAAATTTCATGAATATTGTCGGAGCTGTTTACGATActcaaacatacatacataaaagcTTCTTTAAGAAATAAGATAACATGATAAAGGGCGCAAGTCTGTGCCCTGTGGGAGCACACTGTACCAAATGATCACAGCTATTGCTTAAACAGGCCAATAACAATTCCTCTATAAATATAAGTACACATCTTGTATGCAAACTAAAACAATCGGACATCAGAAACTTGCATTGAAACATGGAACGAAAGGCCTAAGTATGTTTGACAGTGTAAAAAGCTACATAAAGATCAAAACCTTCAATATTCCTTGACAGCTGCACCGCTCTCGCTGCCTTCTTGCATACATCCTTCATGTTAGCAGTTAGcgatgtaaatattaatttctgttCATTTTCAATGTCGTCCtgtgaatataaaaaaacctcTTAAATAACCAGTCTTCATAATAAACCGATGTCATACAACACTTTTCAAGTCAATAAGGTTGAGATTTGCTTGATACTAATGACAAGCAGAAAATTTGGAGAGAACTATACCCTTTAGAACAGTTAATTGCTCGTCTAATAAGAAATACAGCAAGCTAATGACTGGCCTGATAGTCTAGTGGTAAGCGACCCTGATTGCTATTCCGggtgtcgtgggtttgattcccaggacaaatgtttgtgtgataagcacgatcatttttcctgtgtctgggtgtaatttatctatattatttatgtattacaaataaataattatgtttatcacGTATCTAGAAATCATaccacaagctttgcttagtttgagactaggtggCGTTATGTGAATGTAgtagaatattataatgatgAGACCAGAGcctttaaagataatatagacATTAATGAAgagaataaaatagaaataaactcaCATCTTCTCTGTCATCAGTACTCCGCCTGGTAAGTCTGTCAGAGATTCTTTCGTATAAATACTTGGGATACGTTATCAATCTGCAAGTATTATAAGTATTGATGTCACGAATATTTGGCTAATATTAGGcctgatagtaactatcgtgagaatgattcattattaaatgatgtaacggtttactcacgcgtatttatcggggtagcccgactagtttcggacccaaccggagtccttaatcatgcgCAGATCTCGATCCCGCGTAaaccgtttcatcatttaaaattattaggccTATTTTATGTACCATTCAGCCGAATAAAGAATATCATGGCATGACAAAAAGACAGGTGATTGAACTCAAgataatagtaattaattaccAAATTAGAATACTTTAGTAAGTAAAATTGGTCAGTGGTAAGTTGCGATGAACGTTTCACTATATTTTGGTAGCAAACGATTACGATTTACGATTTGGTAGCAAACGATGATATcagttttatatcaaaatatcgtAAACTAAACACGTCACTCCCAGAAGAAGTATGTAACAAATGCAAATATGTGAAATTGTAGTATTTGCCGACCAATttttcttgcattttttttcttctgtctATAAGCACGGGACTTGCTCGGGTCTGTGTGATAACCAGTTTTATTTTAGCCATGCTTAAGGCAAAATCCAAAAGAGAGGAAACTGAAACCTTACCCAGGACTTGAGACAGATCTTGGGAGTCGTTCCTTGATCTCCATGTCCTGCGTATGCGGGTTCattttgaggttttcagcaaaCTTCCTTATTTTGTCATGAACCCATCTacctgaaaatttgttttggcTGGACTAGGAAGCAAAGCAATTATTATCTAAGCTTGCCAAAGTTAACCTTGTTGGTTAGACATGCATGGGGTCTATTTTGCATGTTTTGCAAGCTGTTACCATTGCAGAAACAAGATTTCAATGgtcatacttataaatattgagggttccgtactcaaagAGAAAGGATCAGGATCAGGACCTTATTCAAGCCCTGCtatctgtcagtctgtctgtgaCCAGGCTGTCTAgcaaaaaattatgaaatgttaACCGCAGTTAATACAGTCATCAATTGGAAGGGAAGAAGACGGGGAAAACTACGTTTATGCAAAATTGTTCTTTGGccaatttacacaaaatccaGTCACCAGTCTGACACGCAGTTGACCAGTTAATTTAATGACCTCATCAATCACTTTCCAGTCACTTGCAGTCAAAAACTTAACCAACCAACCTACctgatttcttaataaaatcattCTCATTGACCGAATGCTTATCTCGTACGGTATTATCAAACTTGTCAGCTTGTATTCCATACTCGTCATCATAGATATCGTtccaaaatatcaaattactgTCATCAGCGTTTCTTTTGAAAATCGCTTTAACTTTCCTTTCTTCTTTCGTCGTTTGACGCTTTTCTTTTATATCATTACTCATTGTTGTCGATACAGCATCCAGTTTTGTGGTCGGTGTCGGTAAAGATGATGCTTCGGACGctgaaacaaatattgaaatggGGAGTCTTTATGTAAATAGGAATCGTTCTATGTTTGTTTAACTTGAGatacttgtatttattatttatttacgttttgttGCTCATCCGGCCCGAagaaggtaaataaaaaaaagcgaATTTCCTTTCTTTTTCGGCGTCTCTTCAGTTAGCCTGGCAAGCATGGATTTTAAAAACCAGACAGAGGATTTACCAGACAAATTTACCTAAATACTTGCCATGCTACATTGGGTTGGCTTCAAGTCTAATCAGTATCCGCTGAAAACTTTACTATTATCAAAGTATAATTTTACTTGCTGACACAGTGTCCCATAGTAAGACTGGTTGGCAGAATTGCCATAACTAATCAACTGTTATACTCTATCAATGAATCAATTGTTCAGGGAGCTTTTCGTTAAAAGCCAGTCTAGAGTTTTGGCATAGGTATCCTACACTGATTATCTTAATCCTTGtcctttataaatatgtgtgaACGTACAATGTTTTATCTATCTAAAAACTCacctataataaaatgtaaacgaaCAGATCTGTCAGAAGTTTCACTTCGTACACACGGTTTCTTCTTATTTAttctgtattaaaaatattatcatcaaCATTCTCTTAATTAGCGTTCAAATTTTCTGCTTCCTTTCGATGTTAAAAACCTTAGTGTGATCCTTTTCCTTTGAAAGTTTCATCTTTTACTCCCAAATTCATAGCCCAATAAATTCGGGTGCGAAGAATGCAACTGTATTGGTGTGCTGCTCTAAAGAATTCAATAGTCTAttctaaacaaattaaagttGAACATACCTACCATTACCAGCTGTCTCCGCTCTCTTCTCTCTAGTACCATTCACATCTCCTGTCCTTATCTCTTCAGTTGCATTTAGATTCTCAACGGAAAGCAACATTCGGGATCTATGACCGATATTCTCTATCACGTCCGTGTCATAAAGTTGGAAAGAAGTAGTAGAAGGAGTAGTAGTGGTGATTTCAGTAGTATTCGGTTCATCAGTTGAGTTATCCACTTTGAAAAGTAGTTCAGCTGTTGTTGCTACTTCTTGACTGGAAATAAAATAGGAACACTAGAAATCCAGACAGAATTGTACTGCCAAGAGTTCCAAAGActacaatgtttaaaaaaaatgttttgctgtCTGTGGATGTGGATGCCTACAGAGATGCAAAAGCTGCCAAATAAATgctttgtgaaaaatattaaagcgtggttgtcaaaaaaaaatcttctattcGTCATTACACTTTGGATCTCTGAGTCAATGGAGTAAATATGAAAATCCAAATCTTACTCAGGCTTGTCATTCGCTGGTTCTTCTTTAACGTTTTCCAATGTCTTGAACCACTCCGATATCATGTTAAAGAAATCACTCAGGTTGACATCTCCATCCGCTCTGTTCTCGGTCTGCGCTTGCACTTTCTTCGTGACGTATTCATTCACACTTTCATTCGACTGTTTCACCGGTTTTTTGTGATTTGCCGTTTCGTTCGCGATAAGCACTGTCTTCTGCAAATCAACATATcttttattccttttctttttatccCAAAGGTCATCTAATTCGGGTGCGGTAAATGCATCAAAGTCTGTGCCATTTAGTAAATTTAGCCCATTGTAATACGGTGTCGAAAATGCGAAGTTCGAACGGCTTTTGTTGCCGTTCAACAACAAGTCTTCGTTAAAATCGATTATCAATGGCACATCGAATTTGAGATCTATATGTTCGGTACCAATTTCTGGATCCTCTACAGTCAAGACCATTAGACCTTCAAACCTATTTTGACCTTTGTacatttcacttttatttatagttacaaCTGTTTCGTTAATGCTTGGTTCTTTGTAGCCATCGCGATCGTAAAAGCCGTCGAATGGCATTAAAGTGGAAAGTCTAGCTTCAAATTGGTTGGTTGTCTTTGTAAAATTTCTATTAATCAAAGGAGGCACGCTACTATAGattcttatatttttctgtCTAAGAGACTCTATGTAGTTAGCTAGAGCTTGCTCCCTGTTCTCATTAAGtttttgaacattaaaattCCGAATGAATTGTTCGAAAGCCATTTTACTTCTTTCGAGACTACCATCCCAACTGGTGTCCCAAACATTATCGGGTTCCTCTTTTTGATAGTCAGTTGAAAGTAAATTTCTTTTGCCTTTACTAAAAGCGAAAATTAATCCGTTCTCTTTGCCGTCGTCTGATTTGAATAGTTTTCTACCGGGATCAACTTTAGATTTGGGCTTGGTATATTTTGGACTATAAATGACTTCCATATCTGGGTAACTGGATATGAGGGTTGTATGTACCGGGCTGATGGGTTTTGGGGCGATCCTTGTTGGAGTGTTGGTGGGTCCGATCCTGATGTGCTTCTGTAGAATCTTGAGGACTTCTAGATTGTCCTCTCGTCCTCTTGTGGTCATGTCAGGTACGATTTCGAAGCGAATTCCTTCGGAAGTCTTCCGTGGTGGTGTATAGAAAAACGTGTTAGGGATACCACCAGTCT contains:
- the LOC113500123 gene encoding uncharacterized protein LOC113500123 isoform X1; amino-acid sequence: MMTKEKDDPEKRNLLLEHKEEKKRRQYSGSRTKTGRSGDSSCSEHRKRGHPYKSSSTEHRAEFKLRQTQSVHNQSEKRDSWWFWQKESPKKNTEDTCSCVSCALPRLKKIVNSEYACIGCLLFLFTVSIIVAFLVVFKNVPCLSGPSEKEVPCKHKIPDSERLKRKIEMLNVNRRRNDFLGLDEYRKNDKRGYDDELTGGIGFSGSSGIDFGPSFRELQSSLEDSDTMISGDAWASVMEADKAISDNQSSEKLREFYKKLVQTDAKIKSLKKINQEYLENVEPVLKVPERSKRSLKLNNRPRKYLLRRRRSAFNKNHKIDITKRQANETKLKLNNLEKKQANKTRMEPNNKTKRQVNTTRVNRNDPDEPTGFVIERKKILVRYKPEPAKKKKVPKCSHAPKDSHTHENQLKHPFYKNTQRLDELLDMFLNKNLPEIVSDPFGLDTLFSKEREKSNKCKHPKPHKNVNIIAKELLADQIPKPKPKVQKVKEEAKDEPMILKVLAPESSTQFEKEFAHHEAQMVGKEKQQIVTASPNDFEVLLSVSTIMNPDLKKTGKLPAVIGRLPNIRKLMQIEGDDEENLGYEDFKEVLKDDVENIDDTEKRTDRRKRTEEQQTAQQQQDKFPKYNPPGVHNPNWKGPMPLYPDELNSMLRHSALNSTKAGKTSTTVSNEVQPGLIERRGRDLSDVEYVEDYLNSKYDKLVEMAQAYSDYGVLDGKKETRHEKASDSTATEHRVKMSASPMKSGLFGRFRKDRPQHIQTGTTANVRKYRAISTSEIEEMTEQTGGIPNTFFYTPPRKTSEGIRFEIVPDMTTRGREDNLEVLKILQKHIRIGPTNTPTRIAPKPISPVHTTLISSYPDMEVIYSPKYTKPKSKVDPGRKLFKSDDGKENGLIFAFSKGKRNLLSTDYQKEEPDNVWDTSWDGSLERSKMAFEQFIRNFNVQKLNENREQALANYIESLRQKNIRIYSSVPPLINRNFTKTTNQFEARLSTLMPFDGFYDRDGYKEPSINETVVTINKSEMYKGQNRFEGLMVLTVEDPEIGTEHIDLKFDVPLIIDFNEDLLLNGNKSRSNFAFSTPYYNGLNLLNGTDFDAFTAPELDDLWDKKKRNKRYVDLQKTVLIANETANHKKPVKQSNESVNEYVTKKVQAQTENRADGDVNLSDFFNMISEWFKTLENVKEEPANDKPDQEVATTAELLFKVDNSTDEPNTTEITTTTPSTTSFQLYDTDVIENIGHRSRMLLSVENLNATEEIRTGDVNGTREKRAETAGNASEASSLPTPTTKLDAVSTTMSNDIKEKRQTTKEERKVKAIFKRNADDSNLIFWNDIYDDEYGIQADKFDNTVRDKHSVNENDFIKKSGRWVHDKIRKFAENLKMNPHTQDMEIKERLPRSVSSPGLITYPKYLYERISDRLTRRSTDDREDDDIENEQKLIFTSLTANMKDVCKKAARAVQLSRNIEVREDSKQGSIATSLMQQLVRLLTDLVDYQVQQKTCTKLPSDLQNFLEWLTVPKEEAQEAQTDALTYKTPYQEDDLIDELEIPSDERPNDQPPDYETIGFNEKLGSGDLRIHYLDVLHSVQDLLDHYEEMSDEEKSKMTGVKSYLESQMRYLNKQLSGYDLYSLFEKHQHQMRYKRDLTIKPRLTKRRRKRKPQKYVKNFGKKHTRTTASFDDAVPITDNKRKVIKEDKSINKLINRAFEEKVSKDVRRNLKDVYYKAVAEAKKYATAKNVHKKDDNTAFESTSVSAHT